GGCTGACTTTAGTTCTTTCATGGTAATGGCTTGAATAACATCATCTTTGGGATTTTTTAAATACTGGTCCAGTCTAGTAGAACCTGGAAGATGACCAGAGGTATTTCAGTTTCCCTAGGGAGAGCTTCATTATCCATGTGGATAATAAGTCTCTTGATTTATTATTAAATCATTATAGCAGTGAAGTGgtgccattttctctctcttaagCCCCATTTGAAAGGCTAGAGAAGGggatatatatactatattcaaGGTTTGTAAGGTTACTGTACATAATTGCAGATTGCAGTAAAAGCTTAGATACATTATGTAAACCCAACCCACTAAATGAGCAGGTTACAAGACAAATGTCACCAGCCCCAAGAATTTCATGAACTATTTACTGAGGGTAGTTATGTTAAATAGATTATAATGTGGTAAATTATTTCCTGAATCCTTTATCACAGGAAAAACACAGATCCTCATAACAGGGATAATTAAAAGGGATGTCTCTGAACATTTAGTGAAGATGAGACTTAAAACATGAAAagtgtatttgtgtatttttgaggGTTTTGGAAACCAGTTGCCTTAGAGGTTAGatttctggggggggggggggggggacaaaTATTTTCCCCTGGCCAAAGGGAAGTTGTGTGAGTCTGTGACATATTGTGATGCTGTTTATCTTGGTTTGACATTGGAGATATGCTGGTAACTATAACACCATACTATAAAACAGAGTTTTCTGCTACTGAAACTGCCTTTTTACAAAATGActgtaaatatttgtaaagtaaCACTAAACTTTAAGCCCAGAAGGAGAGGTAGAGCCATGTGTTGAGTTGGGGACCTGTCCTTGGAGCACAGTGCTACCCCATCACAGTGTTGCTGTCATCAGGCGAAAGTGAATGAGCAAATTCGTGTTTTGCGAATGGCTTAATTCTGACACTACCTTTCTGgtaaatgttaataaatttttaatattcactTCTGTGTGTCTTGATTTGTTTGCTCTTTGTGTGTGGAGTTAATTCGGCCTTGCAGACATAAATGCTTTAATAAAGCGGCTTTGGAGATAACGGAAGGGCTTTTCCATTTCAGCAGGCAGGCACGGAGGTGTCTTTATTGCCATGTCTAACATGGCCTGGGGAAGAGCACTGAAGATGGAGTCAAGTCCTGGGTTTGGGCCCATCTCCCTACTTGGATGTGTGACTTTAAACCAATCAGATACCctgcaaacattttctgatttttaaatgactgcCAATAGTTGAGGACATAAAATGAGTGATTGTGAAAGCCATTTTGTAAGCTATGAAGTACTGAAACAATTTGTGAGCTCTACAGAGAACATGGGATTAACAGTTAAGGTGTTATAGCTTTGGGCCAAGTGTGAGAGCTCTCTGGCTAAGAGAATAGGCATTGCTTTGGCCACCTCCTACCCCTTAATCTCTAGAAGAGGAGGGCTTAAGAACGGTGGGTGTGATGCCCAGGGGTAGGAATCTGACCAGAGCCCAGCAGAGCTGTCAGGATCCTGGTCCCATGGGTGAAATGAGTACATCAGACAGGACCACAGCAGAACTGCAACTTTTCATTtgcatagtttttttgttttgtttttttgaggcagagtctcggtctgtcacccaggctggagtgcagtggcgcgatcttggctcactgcaagttccgcctcccgggttcacgccattctcctgcctcagcctcccgagtagctgggactacaggtgccgccactactcccagctaattttttgtatctttagtagagacggggtttcagtgttagccaggaaggtctcgagctcctgacctcatgatctgcctgcctcggcctcccaaagtgctgggattacaggcatgagccaccgtgcccagcccggtTGTATAGCTTCTGAAGCCACTCactaaatacaaagaaatcattTATGATACTATGCAGAACATGGAGAACACAACAGACTCTAGATTTGAATACTTTATTCTAACAAAAGTATAAAGTATGGAAAATTAGTGTCTATGAATCATTTCAGAGAGTAGAGCAAGTTTCACACTAGCAGATTACAGATTTTAGCACctttgaaaagaaatattcagaGTTAAGACAAGTGGCAACGCAGGCTGCAGGTGACCTACAGGGATACTCATCTGACTTCGGTGCCGTTCACATCACAGTGTGGTCATTTGGTTTTTTCCTCTACATTGTGAGAGTGCCACAAAACACTTAAAGAGAACAAGGAAAGAGTTCACTGAATTCATGGCTGGTGGTTAGAGGATGAACTAGAGACAAAAGGAGAAAGGCCATAGGCTGAACTGCAGGTCAGATAGACAGTCCGAAGGCGCTGACGATGCAGTACATGGTCTTATTCTCCCATCGCACAGTGCAGCTCCCTGCGGGAGGGAAGAGAGCAGCATTTAAGGCAGGGAAATCTGGGGGACGACGTTTTACTCACAATAAGGCCAACAGTCAAGTACCTATAGGCTACACAAAGAACCTTGGCAAGTCTattatcaaatgttttaaaaggctGATAAACATGTATTGCATTCAAAGATAAGAAACATCCAGTCACATATTTCACACAACAAAACTTCACAAACATGAATGAAAATCATACCATCAGTAGAGCTGTCCCAGAAGCAGGAACTTGCTGTGTGTAATCCCGCCCCATTCTTCTGCATGATTACACAGGTCACTTaagttaaaacaaatttttattaggTAAGTCTACTGGGTAACACAAACATCAttctgtacacttttttttttttttttgagatggagtctcactctgtcgcccaggctggagtgcagtggcgcgatctcggctcactgcaacctccgcccctccaggtttaagcaattctccgcctcagcctccggagtagctgggattacaggcacgtgccaccatgcccagctaattttttgtatttttagtagagatggggtttcaccatcttggccaggctggtcttgatctcctgacctcgtgatacacctgcctcggcctcccaaagtgctgggattacaggcgtgagccaccacgcccggcccattctGTCCACTTTCAGCAAAAGTACATAGCTCCACATGGTTGATGTTCTCAATAAAAATTATAGGGACAGATTGCCTCGTCTCACTACACTGACAAATTATAGGTGCTCCTTGACTTACAGTGTCccataaacccatcataaatcgacaatatataaaaattaagttgCAAACGCACTTAATACCCTGGTAAGtccatcataaagttgaaaaatcctaaGTTGAACCACTGTTAAGTTGGGGGCTGTCTGTACACACTCCCTCTCCACTTCACTTGTTCTAAAAGCATCTGATGGGACTTCCTGTAAGATCCCGCTTCACAAATGCCCTGCAATTGTACCAGCAGCCAAACGGTCCAGTGTATGCTAACGTATGCTACACACACGGCTGACTCCCACCAGGAGCCTTCCTTGAGGTGGGGCCACGTTAGCTGTTGTTTCTGGTACTGGATGCCCCTGTGATCAGTGTTAAAAAAACCATCCctcaaatatacaagaaacaaaaatccaTTACCGATGTATTTAAACGGTTTTCCCAGCTTGGTGAGTTGGCTTAAAGTTTGTTCTACTACATTTGTGGTCCACTGGTTCACTTTGCTGTGTTGATAAGCGTTACCACCAACTGCGCTTTCTATAGCCTAGAAAACAAAGCACAAAGCGCGTCCCGATTAACCAAACGCACCCACACCACCTTTCAATCAGGAACTGACAGCATCCCAAGAAGTGatttatgaaaagtttatttttaatcatgAGGGTGCCTTTGCAAATACACCTTTTGATagtattatatttcatttaaatgtttgaaatttgctttaaaaattcataGTCTGTCAAATTATTTACACATTTTGACCTAATACTTACACTTAATGTTCACTACTACTATTAATATTTAGAGAtaagcaatacatttttttttcctgttgaggcTAGAAAATATTTTGCCATTCATTTCTTAAAGGTATATTACTTTTATCTACTACTATCTAACATATACTAATACTATATATTAGATGAATTGTATTATTTGTACAACTGACAATATACAAACCTATCCAAATAATCatgtattaaaaaatacttttatccaGCATTGTTTGGGAACAGGTTACCATGTTAAGTGCATTTTTCAGATAACTAAAAGCCCTTTATATTCCAAAACTTATTTTAGGTTTAtgatgaaatttttttaatttgatttttctgaggcagggtctccttctgttgcccaggctggagagcagtgatgcaatcttggctcactgcagccttgacctctggcgctcaagcagtcctcccacctcagcttccctagtagctgggactgcaggcatgtgccaccatgcctggctagttttttgtagagatggggtcttgctctgttgcccaggctgctgtcaaatgcctgggctcaagtgatcctcctgcctcagcctcctaaagtgctgggattgcaggcataagccacagcacccagaccaacttttctcctttattatacGCTTACTTCTTTTTCTATGCTATATTCTTTGGGGGTTATCTGACAATGCAAGGCTCACTGTCGCTGTTCTTGCTAAGCTTATCCCTATGATACCGCCATTGTGTGATTTTC
This is a stretch of genomic DNA from Rhinopithecus roxellana isolate Shanxi Qingling chromosome 4, ASM756505v1, whole genome shotgun sequence. It encodes these proteins:
- the DYNLT1 gene encoding dynein light chain Tctex-type 1 isoform X1 encodes the protein MEDYQAAEETAFVVDEVSNIVKEAIESAVGGNAYQHSKVNQWTTNVVEQTLSQLTKLGKPFKYIVTCVIMQKNGAGLHTASSCFWDSSTDGSCTVRWENKTMYCIVSAFGLSI
- the DYNLT1 gene encoding dynein light chain Tctex-type 1 isoform X2, with protein sequence MEDYQAAEETAFVVDEVSNIVKEAIESAVGGNAYQHSKVNQWTTNVVEQTLSQLTKLGKPFKYIEEWGGITHSKFLLLGQLY